The DNA window TGGGAACAAGCGCGGTCGTCTATCCGGCGGCGCAGTTTCCGATGGAGGCGCGGGCCAACGGAGCGTACGTGGCCGAAATCAACCCGGACACGACGGGCATCACCGACGAGATCAATGAATCCATCCGCGGCCCGGCCGGCGATATTCTGCCCGCCCTGCGCGACGCCGTCGCCGAACGCAAGGGGCAGTAGCGGAGTTTGGGGGATTCAAGGCCAAACTCCGTCGCACTCGATTGCCAGCATGAAAGCGGGACACCTGAACGCGTGATCGAGGGGAGCTGCCCCTCTTCGTTTCACTCACCCTGACGCACGAAAAAAGCCCGGCGTTTTCCTGATGATGTACGCTGCGGCATCCACTGGCACCGCCATTGAGTGTGAGTACAACCGATCGTCCCCCTCACACATCCACATACGCTCCCGCCGGTAAAAGCAGCACCCGGCGGCCTTATTCTCCTCGCTCGACCCTACGCTTCCCGTGACCTTCGCCAATCCCCACGCCCTGTGGCTTCTACTTTTGGTCCCCCTGGTGGGCCTATGGACGTGGTGGCGCCGCCGAACGGAAAGAGGCCTCCGCTATAGCGATACAGAACTGACCGCCGGTATACCGGCGTCGTGGCGCATACGGTTGCAGGGCCTTCCGGCCGTCCTCCGAATGGGAGCCCTCGCGCTTGGCGTGGTCGCCCTGGCCCGGCCCCAGGTGCACGACGTGATTCGCACCACCACCGCGGAGGGCATCGACATCATGCTCGCTCTCGACACCTCCTCATCGATGCGGGCCGAGGACTTTCAACCCAACCGCTTCGAGGCCGCACGCGACGTGGCGGGCTCGTTCGTCGAGGGACGAACCTCCGACCGCGTGGGACTCATCGTCTTCGCGGCCGAGGCATACACGCAGGTCCCCCTTACCCTCGACTATTCCTTCCTCCAGCGCATGCTGGAACGGGTAAGCATCGGGGTGGTGGAGGACGGAACGGCCGTGGGCACGGCCCTCGCGACGGCCGTCAACCGCCTCCGCGAAACGGAGGCCGAGAGCAAGGTGGTGGTCCTCCTCACGGATGGCCGCAACAACCGGGGAGAAATTGATCCAGCGACCGCGGCCGAGATTGCAAGCACCATCGGCGTGCGCGTGTACGCAATCGGCGTGGGTGCGGCGGAGTCATCTGGCGCCGTGCCGCGCGGCCACCGGGAGCAGCAGCAACCGGGCGATGGGGGAGTAGACGAAGAGATGCTGCGCACCGTGGCCTCCACCACGAATGGGCGCTACTTTTCCGCCTCCAGCAAGGAGGCACTGAAGCGCATCTACGCCGAGATTGACGAGCTAGAGACCGCAGAGATCGACGAGCGGGTCTACACCGATCGGGAGGAATGGTTTGCCTGGGCGCTCGGCCCCGCCCTCGCCCTCGTGCTGCTAGAGATTAGCCTCTCGACGACGGCCTTCCGCCGCTTCCCCTAAACATTGGCGAGTTGCGATTTTCGAATTGCGAATTGAGGAGGCTCTTCCCGCTATTGATTCGTGATTCGACAGTCGAAACTTGAACATCGAAAATGGACCTCTTGTATCCGCACTTTGCGTGGGCCCTGCTGGCCGTGCCCGGCGTGGCGTATTTGTTCTGGCGTGCCGCGCGGGCCCAGACGACGGCCCTCCACCGGTTTGGCAATGCCGCTCTCGTGCGGCAGCTGGCTCCGTCTGCTCCTCGATGGCGCCGTTGGCTGAAGGCCACGCTCGTGGTGCTGGCCGTGGCCGGCCTTGCGCTCAGCCTGATGGGGCCACGCTTTGGCACGCAGTTGCGAACCGTGGAGCGCCGGGGGGTAGACCTCGTGGTGGCCCTCGATGTGTCGACGTCGATGCAAGCCCAGGATGTGGCGCCGAGCCGCCTCAAGCGTGCCAAGGAAGAAATCCGCGATCTCGTCGGGCAGCTGCGCGGCGATCGCGTCGGGCTGGTCCTCTTTGCAGGCTCCGGCTTCGTTCAATGCCCCCTTACCACCGACTACAACGCTCTCCGGCTCTTTCTCGATGTCGCCGGCCCCGACCAACTTCCGGTGCCCGGCACCAACTTCGAAGCCGCCTACGACGCCGCAACCGATGCCTTCGCCGCCCCTCGTCCGTCGTCGGACTCCACCCGCCCCGACCCGCAGCGCGCTCAGGTACTTCTCGTCCTGTCGGATGGCGAAAATCACGTCGGCAACCTTGAGTCTCTTAAGGAGCGTGCCCAGGCGGACGACATCACCCTCTTTGCCGCTGGCCTCGGGACCGACGACGGCGCCCGTATTCCAGTATACAAGAACGGACGACAGGTGGACGTAAAACGGGATGAGAACGGCAATATCGTCCGCTCTCGGCTCGACGAGGCGGCGCTCACGACCCTTTCTGAGAATGGCGCCTATTTCCGAATTGGGAGCACGTCCAGTGCCCTTTCGGACCTGCCTACCGCCCTGCGCCAACTGCAAACGTCAACCGTGACGGAAGAGCAATTTGCGGACTATGCGCAAATGTACCAGTGGCCCCTTGCCGTGGCTCTGCTCCTCCTTCTCGTAGAGGCGTTCATTCCGATCCGGTCACGACGGGGGTGAGGTGCCGACGAATACGAACGGATGCACGGCGTGGCCTGTATATCCTGATCTGCTTGTGATTCTCCCCATCAAGCCCGGAGTCGATACTCGCGCGATCGGCCCGGCCAGAAGAGGTGCGGCTACAACAGGCATTGTCCCCTGGCAATGAACCAAAGGGGGATTTTGCGCTCTACCAGGCGCCGCTGGGGAGAAGATTCCCACTCTGAACTCCATGTCCCTGGTACGAGCCCTGTGAACCTCGGGGAGCATGATTGCGACCGTTGATCCCGAGTGCTCCGTCATCGATGCAGTATCAGGGGGGGGGGCGATGCGAACCTCCCTTTTCCCAAAAATGAGCGCGGGATGGAAGGGAGCGGATGCTGCTGACTGCTTTATCCCCGAAGCGGATGAACTGGAATCGAACACCGGAGGTAATCGTTAGAAAACCAGTGGTCAGTCAAGCTGAGGATGCTGGTGCTGAATCGATCCGCAACGAGACCCACGGTCCTATTTTGCTGAGTCGCCTGTCCCTATGACCGCCCGTTTTGCCCTCCTTTTTCTCCTGTTTGGCCTGTTTGGCGATGCCGGGGCCGAGCATGGTCGTGCCGGCAATGCGCTGTACGAACAGGAACAGTACGCCGAAGCGGCCGCAGCGTACCGCGAGGGGCTCGCCGCAATCGACGATACGACAGGCAGCGTTTACGCAACCCTGCAGAACAACCTCGGGGCAGCACTGCACCGACAGAAGCAATATGCCGCTGCCCGCTCAGCTTTCCAGCGGGCTGTGCAGGCGGCTCCGACCGAGGAGGCGCGCGTCCGGGCCTTCTTCAATGCCGGAACTGCTGCTGCAGGCACGGGACGCCTGCAGACGGCCCTCGACGACTATCGGCAAGCCCTTCTGCTCGACCCCACCCACAAGCAGGCTCGGTACAACTACGAGTATATCAAGCGACAACGAGCCAACCAACAGTCCGGACAACGATCGCCCGACGTGGAACCGTCTGCGTACGCCCGTCGCTTGAAGAAGAAAGCAGAAGCAATGGTTGGTCGCGAGCAGTACGCGGACGCCGCTGAGCTCATGAGCGAGGGCTTGCAGAAAGACTCCACCGTAGCCGCGTACCGCGACTTCATTGGACGCCTTGACGACATCGCCCAAATTGCCCAGTCTCCATAATGCGTGTGTGCTGGATTGGACTTGTCGTAGGAGGACTACTTGCGGGGGGCCCCTCCCTCGTTGCAGCCCAGTCGTCTGCCGACGCCTACTTTCACGAGGCGGCCCAGTCGTACGTGGCTGGAGATCGTGCAGCCGCCCGGCGGGCGGTAGAGCAGGGCCTGGCGATGGCCCCCTCGGACCCGCGCCTACAGGCCCTCCTCCAAAAGTTGCGACAGAGCGGACGCTCGCAAAGCCGCCAGGACAGTTCGTCGGCCAACGGGTCCAACCGCTCCCAGCGAAATGAAGAGGCATCCTCTAACGGGTCTTCCGAACGTAGTGAAAACCCGTCTCAGTCCGAGCAGAGCCCGACCCAACAGCCCGGCCCGCGTTCGGATTCCCAATCGGCCGCTGGCGGGACACAATCGTCGTCCCAGACGTCTTCCGACGGACAGCAGCAGAGCGGATCTCAGCGCCGACCGGGCGAGGGACAGCCCGTGGACACTCTTAGTCGGGCCCAAGCGGAACGGCTCTTGCAGGCCCTGGAGGGGCAGGAGCGCCAGCTGTTGCGACGCATCCAGGTCCGCTCCCCCACGCCCCGACGAGTGGAGAAGGACTGGTAGCCTGGCGTGTGGTGCCTTCGCACACCGCTAGGTTAGCCAATCGCCCACATTGAAACATTCCTTCGTACTTCAAGAGGACACGCCGGGGAACCATGGTTCTTTCCCGTCCGTCGGTCTGCTTCGAACCCCAATCCCCGGCGCGGGCAGCCCCGCCAGCTTCAACTGAACGTCCTCGCCCGACCTACGGCACGATTATGCACTCACTCCGCCTTCTTGCCCTCCTGACCGGGATGGGTCTCCTGCTCGTGGGGGGCGTCCGTGCCCAATCGGGAGATGAGGTCGAAGTGACCGCCTCGGCCCAGCCGTCGGAGGTGGGCACAGCCGGTACGGTTGTCTTCAAAATACAAGTGAAGGGAGCGCCCCTTTCGGCCATCGAGACCTCGTCTCCCCCGTCCACGACGAACCTCGTCCTCCAAAATCCGACGCCCCAGACAGATCCAGAACTTTCGTTCGACAGTGGACGCCTCACCCGCCACGTCGCGATCAAATGGACGTATGAGCCGCTGCAGGTGGGCATCGGGCGCATCCGACCAACGACCATCCGAATTCGCGGCACCAAATACACCACCGACGAGATCCGCGTCCGCATCGTGCCGCAGTCGCAGCGCCCCTCGCGTGCTCCTTCCGCTTCTGCCCCCCCTGCGGCCTCTTCCCAGCGCCCCTCCTCGCAATCTAATGCCCTCGGGCCGCGGGCACTTTTCATTCGGGCCACGGCGTCCGCCGACACGGCCTACCAGAACGAGCAGGTCACCGCCGAGTATCGTCTTTTCTTTCGTCCCGGAGTACGCCTGCGCCAAAGCCGAATGGCAGACGCCTGGGACGCCCCGGGCTTCTGGCGAGAAGAGTTGGACGTTGCCTCTCGTCCCACCCCCCGTACAACGGATCTATACGACCAGACCTACAAGGCCATTACGCTGAAGCGCGTGGCCCTCTTTCCGACCCAAAGTGGCTCCCTAACCATTGACCCGCTCCGCATCGAGACAGAAGCGCGCCCCCGCCCACAAATGGGGCGACGCGAAACGGTGCCCCGAAGCCGCTACGAACCCGTGACGCTTTCGTCGGAAGAACTTACGGTTCATGTGGAGTCGCTGCCCCCGGATTCGCCCCCGTCGTTTGATGGTGCCGTCGGGCGCTTTTCCCTAGACACCCAGATCAGCAACGACAGCGTAGAGGTGGGCGAGGCCGTTGACCTGACGGTTCGTCTCCAGGGATCCGGCAACCTCGCTACGATCGCGCCTCCACTCGTCGAGCCTCCTTCAGACTTTGAGACATATGAGCCGTCCGTCCAGACGGAGTTGGACCGGAGCGGCGGCGAAGTGCAAGGGACGAAAACATTCAGCTATACGCTCGTCCCCCGTTCGAACGGGGGATACACCTTACCGCCCGTGACCTTCACGTATTTTGACCCCGAGGCCGAGCAGTATAGAACGCTTCAGTCCGCCCCCATCACCCTCCACGCCACAGGCGACGTGCCGCCTCAGGCCGTGGGCCGAACGGGAGAAGGGCTCCCAATCGGAGACATTGCCGGCCCCATTGAGAACGCGCAATGGGTACGTGCTCACCAGGCCCCTCTCTACGCGCAACCGTGGGCCTATGCGGCCGTCTTCGTCCCCATTCTACTCGCCGCGGGCGGCGCTGTCTATCGACGGTACACCGCTGGCCCCACTGCCCCCAACGCTCCGCCCCCCGACGCACTAGACACTGCTCAGCGCCATCTCCAAGACGCCCACACCCATCTCAGAGGGGGTGACGCCGATGCCTTCTACGGCACCGTGGAGCACGCCGTCCTGTCGGTACTGGACGCGCACCTTGACCTTCCCCAGCCGCCCGCCGGCTTAACGCAGCAAGCGCTCGACCAGCACCTCGTCCACCACGACGTGCCCCCCTCCGATCGAAAGGCCGTCCAGGAGCTTCTCGATACGTGCAATGAGGCGCAGTTCTCCCCGACTGATCCCTCTTACGACGCCATGGAGGCGACTCTCGACCACGCCCAGCGCCTTCTCCTTCGCCTCGACGACTCCCTCCCAACTGTGAAGAGCCGTTGAGACTCTCACATGAGAATCAGGCGGTTGCATTCACCTTTCGTGGTTCTCATATTGCAGCAGCGTAACGTTCTCGTCGGACCGAACCGTCTTGACTGCGATGATGTCGCTGCGGCGGCGTCCGTCGATTGGGGCGCAGGCCCTGGGCACACTGCCCTGCGGTCGAACCGGATCTACACTGTCGTCCCTCGAGGAAGATCACGGAACATATTCCCTTCACCTGTCGCCGTTTTGTCATCGTCGCTGGCCCTCGTTTCGTCTTGAGAGCCATCCCCACCCAATTGTCATCCGATCCTCGTAGCGTTCGCGCTCGTCTCGGTCCGTGCTGATCCCGTCTACGTCTGTGGCCGGGATCGACCCACCACTCGCATCGACACCGTTTGACTATCCAACACCAT is part of the Salinibacter sp. 10B genome and encodes:
- a CDS encoding VWA domain-containing protein, which gives rise to MTFANPHALWLLLLVPLVGLWTWWRRRTERGLRYSDTELTAGIPASWRIRLQGLPAVLRMGALALGVVALARPQVHDVIRTTTAEGIDIMLALDTSSSMRAEDFQPNRFEAARDVAGSFVEGRTSDRVGLIVFAAEAYTQVPLTLDYSFLQRMLERVSIGVVEDGTAVGTALATAVNRLRETEAESKVVVLLTDGRNNRGEIDPATAAEIASTIGVRVYAIGVGAAESSGAVPRGHREQQQPGDGGVDEEMLRTVASTTNGRYFSASSKEALKRIYAEIDELETAEIDERVYTDREEWFAWALGPALALVLLEISLSTTAFRRFP
- a CDS encoding VWA domain-containing protein — translated: MDLLYPHFAWALLAVPGVAYLFWRAARAQTTALHRFGNAALVRQLAPSAPRWRRWLKATLVVLAVAGLALSLMGPRFGTQLRTVERRGVDLVVALDVSTSMQAQDVAPSRLKRAKEEIRDLVGQLRGDRVGLVLFAGSGFVQCPLTTDYNALRLFLDVAGPDQLPVPGTNFEAAYDAATDAFAAPRPSSDSTRPDPQRAQVLLVLSDGENHVGNLESLKERAQADDITLFAAGLGTDDGARIPVYKNGRQVDVKRDENGNIVRSRLDEAALTTLSENGAYFRIGSTSSALSDLPTALRQLQTSTVTEEQFADYAQMYQWPLAVALLLLLVEAFIPIRSRRG
- a CDS encoding tetratricopeptide repeat protein, which codes for MTARFALLFLLFGLFGDAGAEHGRAGNALYEQEQYAEAAAAYREGLAAIDDTTGSVYATLQNNLGAALHRQKQYAAARSAFQRAVQAAPTEEARVRAFFNAGTAAAGTGRLQTALDDYRQALLLDPTHKQARYNYEYIKRQRANQQSGQRSPDVEPSAYARRLKKKAEAMVGREQYADAAELMSEGLQKDSTVAAYRDFIGRLDDIAQIAQSP
- a CDS encoding BatD family protein, with product MHSLRLLALLTGMGLLLVGGVRAQSGDEVEVTASAQPSEVGTAGTVVFKIQVKGAPLSAIETSSPPSTTNLVLQNPTPQTDPELSFDSGRLTRHVAIKWTYEPLQVGIGRIRPTTIRIRGTKYTTDEIRVRIVPQSQRPSRAPSASAPPAASSQRPSSQSNALGPRALFIRATASADTAYQNEQVTAEYRLFFRPGVRLRQSRMADAWDAPGFWREELDVASRPTPRTTDLYDQTYKAITLKRVALFPTQSGSLTIDPLRIETEARPRPQMGRRETVPRSRYEPVTLSSEELTVHVESLPPDSPPSFDGAVGRFSLDTQISNDSVEVGEAVDLTVRLQGSGNLATIAPPLVEPPSDFETYEPSVQTELDRSGGEVQGTKTFSYTLVPRSNGGYTLPPVTFTYFDPEAEQYRTLQSAPITLHATGDVPPQAVGRTGEGLPIGDIAGPIENAQWVRAHQAPLYAQPWAYAAVFVPILLAAGGAVYRRYTAGPTAPNAPPPDALDTAQRHLQDAHTHLRGGDADAFYGTVEHAVLSVLDAHLDLPQPPAGLTQQALDQHLVHHDVPPSDRKAVQELLDTCNEAQFSPTDPSYDAMEATLDHAQRLLLRLDDSLPTVKSR